In Streptomyces liangshanensis, the DNA window TCGGCGCGGTGACGACCGCCGCCCGCGTCCAGCCGACCGAGAGCGTCCTGGTCATCGGCACCGGCGGCACCGGGATGAACGTGGTCCAGGCCGCACGCAACGCCGGCGCCACCACGATCATCGCCGTCGACCCCCACCAGTGGAAGCTCGACCTCGCCCGGCGCCTGGGGGCCACCACCGTCATCCGGTCCCTGCCCGGGCTCGACCTTCCGGCGGCCGTCCTGGAACTCACCGGCGGCCTGGGAGTCGACCACGCTTTCGTCTGCGCCGACCCCGTCGCCATGGCCGGTCCCGCGATGCGCTCCACCGTCCCGGGCGGAGGCGTCGTGGTCACCGGCGCGGCGCCGGCCGACGCCGGCCCGATCGAAATCCCTCCGGCCGATCTCCTCGGCGGCCAGAAGAGGCTGACGGGCTCGGTGTTCGGCTCCTTCAGCCAGCTGCGCGGCGTGCCGCGCGTGCTCGGCCTGTACCGCGGCGGACAGCTCGACCTGGACGCACTGGTCACCCGGACCTACGGCCTGGACGAGATCAACCAGGGCTATACGGATCTCTCCGAAGGACGCATCCTGCGCGGCGTCCTCGTCCCCTCGTAGAGGGCTCGCGCGCCCGTCGGCCGCCGCCGTCCAGGAAGGCGGGATCAGCCGCCGACCGTGCCGGCCGCCCGGTCGGCACCGCGGGCGCCGGTGACATGGCGCTCGCCCCAACTGCGCAGGGCGTCCAGTACGGGGAACAGGGAGAGGCCGGCGTCAGTGAGCCAG includes these proteins:
- a CDS encoding alcohol dehydrogenase catalytic domain-containing protein, whose amino-acid sequence is MTETRAALFRRIGAPLSVETITLDPPGPTEVRVRVRAVGLCHTELHVQRGERPVGMRPMVLGHEGAGIVEEIGAQVRGIGVGDHVGMTWIPACGVCRSCVRGEHQRCAQSARIALGPQLAGGFRRRDRDGQDVGSFCLIGAFAERTVVDQASVVVVEDKSLPFAAIALATCSAPAAVGAVTTAARVQPTESVLVIGTGGTGMNVVQAARNAGATTIIAVDPHQWKLDLARRLGATTVIRSLPGLDLPAAVLELTGGLGVDHAFVCADPVAMAGPAMRSTVPGGGVVVTGAAPADAGPIEIPPADLLGGQKRLTGSVFGSFSQLRGVPRVLGLYRGGQLDLDALVTRTYGLDEINQGYTDLSEGRILRGVLVPS